The sequence below is a genomic window from Synechococcus sp. PCC 7335.
CGTAGGCGATGAGGTCGTTAGATCTCACTACGCACCGCGCCAGCTTCACGGCGTGGTCTTTACGCTGCCTACTCACTTTCAAATCAAATCGCGCTAGTTTGTTGATAGCCCTTTTGCGATTGTTGCTTCCTTGCTTAGTTCGAGCTAACCGACGTTGCAAGCTGCGACGTTTAGCTTGACTCTTGCGATAGAAGCGGGGATTCTGTTCTTTATGCCCGTTGCTATCGGTGTAGAACGACTCTAAACCTACATCTAAACCCAAGGTTGTACCCGTAGCCTCAAGTGACTCAGAGCGGTCTACCGCGATGCAGAACTGACAGTAGCAGCCATCTGCACGGCGCACTAGCCGCACCCGCTTAATTAGCTCTACTGGATAGCGAGCTAAGTCCCAAGTGCCCACCAGCTTCAAAAGGCCAATGCCTTTTTTATCGGTGAACTGGATTCGCTTAGCAGCAGTTAGCTTCCATCCAGAAGTTTTGTACTCAACAGAGCGAGCAAACTTCTTAAACTTAGGGAAGCCAACTGGCTTAATCCCTTTCTTACAGTTATCGTAGAAACGGCTGATAGCTGCCCATGCCCGTTCAGCATGAGCTTGTCTAGCCATACTGTTGAGTTCATTCGCAAAAGGAAACTCCTTAGCCAGTTGTTTGCACAGCTTGCTTAAGTCATATTTAGACGCACCTCGATTGTCCATCCAATAGCGCAAAGCTTTGTTCTGCACAAACTGACCTGTGCGAATGGCTTCATCTATGGCGGCGAACTGTTGGGGCTTCGCCTTGACTTTGTACTCTACAATCAACATGCTATTACGCTAGCATATTGAGCGTAAAACTAAGGCAAGGTGCATACAAACATTGATTGTTCGCTAACGCTCACCTAGCTTATATCCCCATGTCTGAAGCCAGGGGCTTTACGCTAGATCTTGGTAATGAAGAAACTAGGTAAGCGCCTTTGTCCAAGTACATTTGGACTAGGTATTGGACTATGCATATGCCTTACTCAGCCATTCGCTTAGCTATCTTTGGCTATCCAAAGCTACGCAAACGAGCGGTTGCGCTAGAAGTAGGCAGATAGCAAGTGAGCAAATAGCAGAAATGCTAGCCGAGCTGATGATCAATCAAGCGCTCATTCAAAACGTTTTAGCTAATAGCAAGTCAACCTATGCGTAATAAGATAGCGCTTACTCCGTACCTATTCTTAGCACCTGCGTTAATTGTGCTGATTTTGATGGTGTTTTGGCCCGCAGTGCAGG
It includes:
- a CDS encoding RNA-guided endonuclease TnpB family protein; this encodes MLIVEYKVKAKPQQFAAIDEAIRTGQFVQNKALRYWMDNRGASKYDLSKLCKQLAKEFPFANELNSMARQAHAERAWAAISRFYDNCKKGIKPVGFPKFKKFARSVEYKTSGWKLTAAKRIQFTDKKGIGLLKLVGTWDLARYPVELIKRVRLVRRADGCYCQFCIAVDRSESLEATGTTLGLDVGLESFYTDSNGHKEQNPRFYRKSQAKRRSLQRRLARTKQGSNNRKRAINKLARFDLKVSRQRKDHAVKLARCVVRSNDLIAYEDLRIKNMLKNHCLAKSISDAGWYQFRLWLERYGKVFGRITVAVPPAYTSQQCSSCGEIVKKSLSTRTHACLCGCRLDRDKNAAVNVLSAAIRTTGHVGTTLLDRVNASGEMTATQPRLGFAEQVAS